In Microvenator marinus, one genomic interval encodes:
- a CDS encoding PfkB family carbohydrate kinase gives MKTCIVGHITHDLYPDGIYAGGCSFYGGMVHKALGAEVVLRAGVGLNFQCDAEIEVLNPILRRIGETTTFKNEYPENAPRVQWVESLAEPLPAELEEDFDLIHLAPVLGELDFNAWVRAARPRARLLGINVQGWIKAASSTPPAVVQQVRWAPDPEVLKLVDVACLSDEDLIDQPGLFELLRAHVPVVALTHGREGAEIFATKTGSEESKWRVGIFETEVADPTGAGDAFAAAFLNGIASGKTLSQAAAIASAASSLVIEARGGKSLPRVSHALSRADRIEVEELK, from the coding sequence ATGAAAACTTGTATCGTCGGCCATATCACCCATGACCTTTATCCCGATGGGATCTACGCCGGTGGGTGCTCATTTTACGGGGGAATGGTGCATAAGGCCCTCGGCGCCGAGGTGGTGTTGAGGGCTGGCGTCGGTCTCAACTTCCAATGTGACGCCGAAATCGAGGTGCTGAACCCAATTCTCAGGCGCATTGGAGAAACGACGACCTTCAAGAACGAATATCCCGAGAACGCCCCGCGTGTGCAATGGGTTGAGTCGCTCGCCGAGCCACTTCCAGCCGAACTCGAGGAAGATTTCGACCTGATTCATCTCGCTCCCGTGTTGGGCGAGTTGGATTTCAATGCGTGGGTGCGCGCCGCGCGGCCGCGTGCGCGACTTTTGGGGATTAACGTGCAAGGTTGGATCAAGGCCGCCTCATCGACGCCACCCGCCGTTGTGCAACAGGTTCGATGGGCGCCAGACCCGGAAGTCTTAAAACTCGTGGATGTGGCGTGTTTGAGCGATGAGGATCTTATCGACCAGCCAGGCCTCTTCGAACTCTTGAGGGCCCACGTTCCCGTGGTCGCGCTGACCCATGGTCGCGAGGGTGCCGAGATTTTTGCGACCAAGACCGGCTCCGAAGAGTCGAAGTGGCGTGTTGGTATCTTTGAAACTGAAGTGGCTGACCCAACGGGCGCTGGAGACGCGTTTGCCGCTGCATTCTTAAACGGTATCGCTTCTGGAAAGACTCTGAGCCAAGCCGCGGCAATCGCCTCAGCCGCATCCTCTCTGGTGATAGAAGCCAGAGGCGGCAAGTCCCTACCCAGAGTTTCACACGCATTGAGCCGAGCTGATCGTATTGAAGTCGAGGAACTAAAATGA
- a CDS encoding dihydrolipoyl dehydrogenase, which translates to MKTIDVDVAIIGAGSAGLTARRGALKEGKSVLMIESGPYGTTCARVGCMPSKLLISAAEAAFHAEHSDVFGVRSTVVVDGPAVMERVRKERDRFAGGVVSSVDEIPENEKLRGHARFLSDTSLDVDGTKVQAKAVVIATGSSNWIPKQLQVLSKTLLTSDTIFEIPDLPRSMVVFGSGVIGLELGQAMHRLGVRVVVLDPMEGLGFLKDPEVRESAISILGKEFPLHLNADIQSVEETSDGAHVVWATKDGVVHEETFEKALVATGRRPNLGSLGLENTSVELDDKGIPKFDPRTMQIADLPIFIAGDANNQKALLHEAADEGHIAGSNAALFPNVRAGLRRTELMVVFTDPQIAVVGPGYSGFEAGEWEEGSIDYASQGRARVMAQNRGLVKIYGTRRCGFLAGAEMVGPRVEHTAHLLAWAVQSRMRVQQTLEMPFYHPVVEEGIRTALRDLAKALKMNELPCQGDDLRDGPGT; encoded by the coding sequence ATGAAAACAATTGACGTAGACGTGGCTATCATTGGTGCGGGATCGGCCGGTTTGACCGCGCGTCGCGGTGCCCTCAAAGAAGGTAAGTCGGTCCTGATGATCGAGTCCGGCCCCTACGGCACGACGTGCGCACGGGTCGGTTGCATGCCCTCAAAGCTACTGATTTCCGCGGCCGAAGCCGCTTTCCACGCCGAGCATTCCGACGTGTTCGGTGTCCGCAGCACCGTCGTCGTGGACGGGCCGGCCGTCATGGAACGAGTCAGAAAGGAGCGCGATCGTTTTGCCGGCGGCGTCGTGAGCTCGGTGGATGAGATTCCGGAGAACGAGAAATTGCGCGGCCATGCCCGCTTTCTCTCAGACACTTCGCTTGATGTCGATGGAACCAAGGTCCAGGCAAAGGCCGTGGTGATCGCCACGGGATCTTCGAACTGGATCCCAAAACAGCTCCAAGTGCTCTCGAAGACCTTGCTCACGAGCGATACGATTTTTGAGATCCCAGACCTCCCAAGATCCATGGTCGTCTTCGGCAGTGGAGTCATTGGCCTTGAACTCGGCCAGGCGATGCACCGATTGGGCGTCCGAGTCGTGGTGCTCGACCCGATGGAGGGCCTTGGATTCCTCAAGGATCCTGAGGTGCGTGAGTCCGCGATTTCAATTCTTGGCAAGGAATTCCCGCTGCATCTCAACGCCGATATTCAGAGTGTGGAAGAAACATCCGATGGTGCCCACGTGGTCTGGGCCACCAAAGATGGTGTGGTGCACGAAGAGACCTTCGAGAAGGCGCTCGTCGCGACCGGACGCAGACCCAATCTCGGAAGCTTAGGCCTTGAGAATACCAGCGTGGAGCTCGACGATAAGGGCATTCCCAAGTTTGACCCAAGGACCATGCAGATTGCAGATCTCCCGATCTTCATCGCGGGCGACGCAAACAATCAAAAGGCCCTATTGCACGAAGCCGCTGACGAAGGGCATATCGCCGGGTCAAACGCAGCACTCTTCCCTAATGTCAGAGCGGGGCTCAGGCGAACCGAGCTCATGGTCGTCTTCACCGACCCTCAAATTGCGGTGGTCGGTCCCGGCTACTCCGGCTTCGAAGCTGGTGAATGGGAAGAGGGAAGTATCGACTACGCTTCACAGGGAAGGGCCCGGGTCATGGCCCAGAACCGCGGCCTCGTAAAAATCTACGGAACGCGGAGATGCGGCTTTCTCGCGGGCGCTGAGATGGTTGGACCTCGAGTTGAGCACACCGCCCATCTTCTCGCGTGGGCTGTTCAATCTCGAATGCGTGTGCAACAAACGTTGGAAATGCCTTTCTATCACCCTGTCGTGGAAGAAGGCATCCGAACGGCGCTTCGAGATCTTGCGAAGGCACTAAAGATGAACGAACTCCCTTGCCAAGGGGACGATTTGCGAGACGGTCCGGGAACTTGA
- a CDS encoding rhomboid family intramembrane serine protease — MNQYQVRFAWPPWTLGVKVLSGLLVLLWLLPIFVTPLREWVVSSALLGPTTFLEEPWRVLTYGFFERDFFGALFAVLALWLFGSELESRWGLKKWIAVQSIALLVGGLAMAALMLAFSKGSAAGWHVPIMALVTAYCVRLWRAPLNFFFIPMTGRSMLALFAGFTVVMIAVSGQWWLLGGEVSGMLVGAVAAQNSDLGFRWRDLKTRWRIFRAKQKLKVVKGGKHPDPDDRKRFN, encoded by the coding sequence ATGAATCAGTATCAAGTCAGGTTCGCATGGCCGCCATGGACACTCGGGGTCAAAGTCTTGAGTGGTCTCCTGGTGCTCCTCTGGCTTCTACCCATTTTTGTGACGCCGCTTAGGGAATGGGTGGTTTCATCGGCTCTCCTTGGGCCTACGACCTTCTTAGAAGAACCATGGCGCGTGCTGACCTACGGGTTTTTCGAGCGCGATTTCTTCGGGGCGCTCTTTGCCGTACTCGCTCTATGGCTTTTCGGAAGCGAGCTCGAATCACGCTGGGGCCTCAAGAAGTGGATCGCGGTCCAGAGCATTGCGCTCCTTGTTGGGGGACTCGCCATGGCTGCCCTCATGCTCGCGTTCTCCAAGGGGAGCGCCGCAGGATGGCACGTACCTATCATGGCGTTGGTCACTGCTTATTGTGTACGACTCTGGCGCGCACCGCTGAATTTCTTCTTTATCCCGATGACCGGGCGCTCGATGTTGGCGCTCTTTGCAGGCTTTACTGTGGTGATGATCGCGGTCTCCGGACAATGGTGGCTCTTGGGCGGCGAGGTGAGTGGAATGCTCGTCGGGGCCGTGGCTGCCCAAAATAGCGATCTCGGGTTTCGATGGAGAGATCTGAAGACCAGGTGGCGGATCTTCCGAGCCAAACAAAAGCTCAAGGTGGTCAAAGGTGGAAAACACCCCGACCCCGATGATCGCAAACGGTTCAACTGA
- the rsmD gene encoding 16S rRNA (guanine(966)-N(2))-methyltransferase RsmD gives MRIIAGTAKGRKLQTPKGDKVRPTTDRVRESLFSIMGSFEDCVVWDAFAGTGALGCEALSRGADFVYFSDSSRPSIELVRENIGRVTTDQNFRVIHAPAERAIAELSHDPDIIFLDPPYASGLLESVVDAIAKASAIGSGALLVCEQGAEESPIQHDSFEMDDQRLFGSIRITFLVKRGVGP, from the coding sequence ATGAGGATCATCGCCGGGACCGCCAAAGGGCGAAAGCTCCAAACACCCAAGGGTGACAAGGTAAGGCCCACCACCGATCGGGTCCGTGAATCGCTCTTCTCTATTATGGGGAGTTTTGAAGACTGCGTGGTTTGGGACGCGTTCGCGGGAACTGGCGCACTGGGTTGCGAGGCTCTTAGCCGCGGTGCAGACTTCGTCTACTTCTCTGATTCCAGCCGACCCTCCATCGAGCTCGTCCGTGAGAATATTGGCCGGGTTACCACAGACCAGAACTTCCGTGTGATTCATGCGCCGGCAGAAAGGGCGATCGCCGAACTTTCACACGATCCGGATATCATCTTCTTGGACCCACCTTACGCTTCCGGACTCTTGGAGTCCGTTGTTGATGCGATAGCAAAAGCCTCGGCCATTGGTTCGGGGGCGCTCTTGGTCTGCGAACAAGGTGCTGAAGAGTCACCCATCCAACACGATTCCTTCGAGATGGATGACCAACGGCTCTTCGGATCCATACGGATCACCTTCCTCGTCAAACGTGGTGTCGGGCCTTAA
- a CDS encoding NAD(P)/FAD-dependent oxidoreductase — protein MRIGIVGAGVAGLTVARLLKEAGHNITIIDKGRHPGGRLTTRDKGHGKFDHGALKFNARSEEFKEALDVWLQQGYAQPVQYPGEEAGWFEPVPCARDLAQTMALGLGVKVATEVTSLERDNGRWRIRAGNQSWDGFDAVVLNPPVPQTLKLLPSNHVFVSRLKPIEYDATWAMTLVLAARDGFLDVPFTKVDSGDISMVVMEGLRNGRTDDGPWARVLVHASHSFSNAFLESGEELVKERLIKAFEERFGEVKVLYVSVHRWRYARVKNPLGERHLWDPDLKLGIVGDMMLGSRIESAYLSGYSLAQEFLNG, from the coding sequence ATGAGGATTGGAATCGTTGGAGCCGGTGTCGCCGGGCTCACCGTGGCTCGCCTGCTCAAAGAAGCCGGTCACAACATTACCATCATCGACAAGGGGAGACATCCTGGCGGACGCCTTACGACCAGGGACAAGGGTCATGGGAAGTTCGATCATGGGGCGCTTAAATTCAACGCGAGGTCCGAGGAGTTCAAAGAGGCCTTGGACGTGTGGCTTCAGCAAGGCTATGCGCAACCCGTTCAGTATCCAGGTGAGGAGGCGGGCTGGTTTGAGCCGGTCCCGTGTGCGCGTGACCTGGCTCAGACGATGGCTCTTGGACTCGGAGTGAAAGTTGCCACAGAGGTCACGAGTCTTGAGAGGGATAACGGCCGTTGGCGAATCAGAGCGGGCAATCAATCTTGGGACGGTTTTGACGCCGTGGTTCTGAATCCGCCGGTCCCTCAAACGCTCAAGCTCCTTCCTAGCAATCATGTATTTGTTTCTAGGCTTAAACCGATTGAGTACGACGCGACGTGGGCGATGACGCTTGTCTTAGCGGCGCGAGATGGCTTCCTGGATGTACCATTCACAAAAGTGGATAGCGGGGATATCTCCATGGTTGTGATGGAAGGCTTGCGCAACGGTAGAACCGATGATGGTCCTTGGGCCAGAGTTCTCGTACACGCCTCTCATTCCTTCTCTAACGCGTTTCTGGAGTCGGGCGAGGAGTTGGTCAAGGAGCGACTCATCAAAGCCTTTGAGGAGCGATTTGGAGAAGTCAAAGTGCTTTATGTGAGCGTGCACCGCTGGAGGTACGCACGCGTGAAGAACCCACTTGGTGAAAGGCACCTCTGGGATCCAGACCTTAAACTCGGTATCGTCGGGGACATGATGCTCGGGTCAAGGATTGAGTCGGCTTACCTAAGTGGCTATAGTTTGGCGCAGGAGTTTTTGAACGGCTGA
- a CDS encoding sugar ABC transporter permease: MARKVPTSTVVLTNAALTVLCCVTLYPVLWVFKMALSPGQSFSMSGNPLPTEFSLENFVHLLTMNGGIFWRYLFNSVVISAATTIVGVTLACTAAYSFSRFKFPGREAGLASLLITQMFPGVVMAIPLYILLDKAGLLDSLTGLVLVYSTSSVPFAVWMLKGYFDTIPKDLEEAALMDGASQWVIFTKIILPLAKPAIVVTALFSFMTAWNEFILAATFLSDENSFTLPVILQRFVGDYSTQWGYFAAGAILVSLPVVALFYKLQKYLVGGLTAGGVKG, translated from the coding sequence ATGGCTCGTAAAGTCCCAACATCCACAGTGGTCCTCACCAACGCCGCGCTGACCGTGCTCTGCTGCGTGACGCTCTATCCGGTGCTCTGGGTCTTCAAGATGGCTCTTAGTCCGGGGCAAAGCTTCAGCATGAGCGGAAACCCACTCCCTACCGAGTTCTCGCTAGAGAACTTTGTGCATCTCCTGACTATGAACGGAGGCATCTTCTGGCGCTACCTCTTCAATTCGGTGGTCATCAGCGCGGCCACGACGATCGTGGGCGTCACCTTGGCCTGTACGGCCGCATACTCGTTCTCGCGATTCAAGTTTCCGGGACGAGAGGCGGGACTTGCGTCGCTGCTCATCACCCAGATGTTTCCCGGCGTGGTGATGGCTATCCCTCTCTACATTCTCCTAGATAAGGCCGGCCTGCTCGATTCGCTGACGGGACTCGTACTCGTGTACTCTACGTCTTCGGTGCCCTTCGCGGTGTGGATGCTCAAGGGATATTTCGACACAATCCCCAAAGACCTCGAAGAGGCGGCTTTGATGGACGGCGCGAGCCAATGGGTTATCTTCACGAAGATCATTTTGCCTCTGGCAAAACCTGCCATCGTGGTCACCGCACTCTTCAGTTTCATGACCGCATGGAACGAGTTCATCCTCGCCGCGACTTTCCTCTCGGACGAAAACTCCTTCACACTCCCGGTGATTCTCCAACGTTTTGTGGGCGACTATAGCACGCAGTGGGGGTACTTTGCGGCCGGCGCGATTTTAGTCTCGCTGCCCGTGGTCGCCCTCTTCTACAAACTCCAAAAATATCTGGTTGGAGGTCTCACCGCTGGTGGTGTGAAAGGCTAG
- a CDS encoding extracellular solute-binding protein, whose protein sequence is MKPLLPRFSSFWVAFLLTFLVSSTAWAELIIWHAYRGAEEEALKEVVKAWNAQNAEDPARLLAVPYDAFANKLTSAIPRGNGPDVFIAAHERVGDWSRSGLLEPLSGDIKWETYHPITVDALTVDGTRFAVPLAYKSVVLFYNLDLIAQAPKDTDELIARAREHTGNGSYGLAYQAGNFYMHAPWLFGFGGEIFDEKGDVNLANANNVASVEFARSLVQDLKIVPEESTGALVTQLFNEGKAAFVINGPWFLGEIAEGVNYAMAPLPTISATGNPAKPFLTVDAAFVSKYGTQKETAANFAVFMAEHSQAVTRATSGLQPVATLSAYEAPEVQALSDLKVFRQQLDASVPMPNNPKMRAVWEPAETALRQVMRGAATPDEALKAADRRVTIFTRESPPPANPIPTIIFMSLVLMGVLGWTLKNLDPKRTYAAARKNKAAYLYVAPAMVAMLVLVVTPFLVGSAVSLFSHVQGEFTFVGLANFWSILTSKEFGITDPLSFYYTLAVTVLWTVLNVFLHVTIGLGMALMLRNPWLRLKGVYRVLLIVPWAVPNYITALIWRGMFHKQFGAINGILGWFGVEPVSWFSQFATSFAANLATNVWLGFPFMMVVTLGALQAIPKDLEEAAEVDGASRWQRFRHITLPLLRPALVPAIVLGTVWTFNAFNVIYLVSMGEPDGATEILISEAYKWAFARQEQYGYASAYAVLIFLVLLFYSAFTGQLKTDD, encoded by the coding sequence GTGAAGCCGTTACTTCCGCGATTCTCAAGCTTTTGGGTGGCTTTTCTGCTCACGTTCCTCGTGTCGAGCACGGCATGGGCCGAGCTTATCATTTGGCATGCGTATCGAGGGGCGGAAGAAGAGGCTCTAAAAGAGGTCGTCAAAGCGTGGAACGCACAAAACGCTGAAGACCCAGCGCGTCTACTAGCCGTGCCTTACGACGCCTTCGCAAACAAGCTAACAAGCGCCATTCCTCGCGGAAACGGCCCGGACGTATTCATTGCAGCGCATGAACGTGTCGGCGATTGGAGTCGCTCCGGGCTGCTAGAGCCGCTCTCAGGAGACATCAAGTGGGAGACCTACCACCCCATCACCGTAGACGCGTTGACGGTAGACGGAACGAGGTTTGCGGTACCACTCGCGTATAAGAGCGTGGTCCTTTTCTACAATCTAGACCTCATCGCGCAGGCACCAAAAGATACCGACGAACTCATCGCTCGCGCGCGCGAGCATACCGGCAACGGCTCCTACGGACTCGCCTACCAGGCCGGAAACTTCTACATGCACGCCCCCTGGCTCTTCGGGTTTGGCGGAGAGATCTTTGATGAAAAGGGCGATGTGAACTTGGCGAACGCCAACAATGTTGCTTCGGTCGAGTTCGCGCGATCCCTTGTCCAAGACCTGAAAATTGTTCCCGAAGAATCCACTGGAGCTCTGGTCACCCAACTCTTTAACGAGGGAAAGGCGGCGTTTGTCATCAACGGCCCGTGGTTTCTGGGAGAGATTGCCGAGGGCGTGAACTACGCCATGGCCCCTCTGCCCACCATCAGCGCCACCGGAAATCCAGCGAAACCTTTCCTCACCGTAGACGCTGCATTCGTGTCCAAGTACGGCACCCAGAAGGAAACGGCAGCGAATTTTGCGGTTTTTATGGCCGAGCACTCTCAGGCTGTGACCCGCGCCACGTCCGGACTTCAGCCCGTGGCTACACTTTCCGCCTATGAAGCCCCGGAAGTCCAGGCTCTGAGCGACTTGAAGGTGTTCCGCCAGCAGCTCGATGCCTCGGTGCCGATGCCAAACAACCCGAAGATGCGCGCGGTTTGGGAACCCGCTGAGACGGCGCTTCGCCAAGTCATGCGGGGCGCAGCCACTCCGGATGAAGCCCTGAAAGCCGCGGACAGGCGCGTGACGATCTTCACGCGTGAGTCGCCTCCGCCAGCCAACCCAATTCCGACCATCATCTTTATGAGCCTGGTGCTTATGGGTGTCTTGGGATGGACACTGAAGAATCTAGACCCAAAGCGCACCTATGCCGCCGCGCGCAAAAACAAAGCGGCGTATCTCTATGTGGCCCCAGCCATGGTGGCCATGCTCGTGCTCGTGGTCACTCCGTTCTTGGTCGGTTCGGCGGTAAGCCTCTTCTCACATGTGCAGGGCGAGTTCACATTTGTGGGGTTGGCAAACTTTTGGAGCATTCTAACGAGCAAAGAATTCGGGATTACTGACCCGCTGAGCTTCTACTACACCCTGGCCGTCACGGTGCTTTGGACCGTTCTCAATGTGTTTCTGCACGTGACGATTGGCCTTGGAATGGCACTGATGCTGCGAAACCCGTGGCTTCGCCTCAAAGGCGTTTACCGAGTGCTTCTCATCGTGCCCTGGGCAGTCCCCAACTACATCACGGCTCTGATTTGGCGCGGCATGTTCCACAAGCAGTTCGGAGCCATCAACGGGATCCTTGGCTGGTTTGGAGTCGAACCCGTGAGCTGGTTCTCACAATTTGCCACGTCTTTTGCGGCCAACCTCGCCACCAATGTGTGGCTGGGCTTTCCATTCATGATGGTCGTGACGCTCGGGGCGCTTCAGGCCATTCCAAAAGATTTGGAAGAGGCCGCTGAAGTTGATGGAGCCTCAAGATGGCAACGCTTCCGGCATATCACTCTGCCCCTTCTGAGGCCCGCACTGGTTCCGGCCATTGTGCTCGGTACCGTGTGGACCTTCAACGCGTTCAATGTCATTTACCTGGTGTCCATGGGTGAGCCCGACGGAGCAACTGAGATCCTGATTTCGGAGGCCTATAAATGGGCATTTGCACGGCAAGAACAGTACGGCTACGCCAGTGCCTATGCCGTGCTGATCTTCCTCGTACTACTTTTCTACTCAGCCTTTACCGGGCAGCTTAAGACGGATGACTGA
- a CDS encoding GH92 family glycosyl hydrolase has protein sequence MSSSHSLRALLLGLVLAGCSEPESVSFPDIAPADLGDWQPDFGEESDLGEPLEPVTPDTMLDYVDPFIGTGGLGFAYGGLTPAAQAPLGMVRVGPDTSEGSNYSTLIDRFSGYRAQDPNTRGFSHLHFVGTGVADYGNLRVLPTTREVSERPYRSWYATHQNQAAGPGWYRSELDEGEVGVELVAGIRSAIHHYTFGEAGEDNIVLIDPTSSLKDSGVEAATWSVDGTTFETELTYRGSYVGRTRPFTLWASIELSETPESVEIWDDEASQWSAVASGVDAPARLVFSGDEVVLKVGISFQSMEQARENRLEATSRDELLETTESAWKELLSRVLVEGGEELERTLFYTALYNCFRMPTRLDEAGRYRGLNGELHELTEGRYFTDLSLWDTYRTLHPLWTLIAPEAQRDALNSLIRMGEDGGFIPRWPAALSYTSGMEGEPAMVMFGESAAKGLDGVDYQRAWELFEPVADASAPEGGYDARRGVERYAELGWIPADEFSSAASNTLEWSVADYGLAQLTNHLGLTEESARFRERADSWKNIYREDEGFFWPRNADGSWAELRSKTAYNERSGIFVEGSAWHYRFYPLHDPEGLRDLMGAETMEAALDEFFEESRLFEITERTQLALPDPYYWHSNQPSIHSVSHYAALGRLDKLSEWTRAIQYSAYTPTPDGLPGNDDGGTMSAWFVWSAIGLYPVVGTNSYVPMPPLFPKITIRLEDSTLVIEAPGASRTVGKLVAADPFPETTAGQDINLVYTLEAFD, from the coding sequence ATGTCCTCATCCCATAGTCTGCGCGCCCTTCTCCTCGGCCTTGTACTTGCCGGATGTTCCGAACCCGAGAGCGTTTCGTTCCCAGATATCGCGCCCGCTGACCTCGGCGATTGGCAACCAGACTTCGGAGAAGAATCTGACCTCGGAGAGCCACTCGAGCCGGTCACACCGGACACCATGCTCGACTACGTGGATCCCTTCATTGGCACGGGCGGACTTGGGTTTGCGTACGGCGGACTAACCCCCGCGGCACAAGCGCCACTCGGCATGGTCCGTGTAGGACCCGATACGTCCGAAGGCTCCAACTACTCGACTTTGATCGACCGTTTTTCGGGCTACCGCGCTCAAGACCCGAACACCCGTGGGTTCTCGCACCTGCATTTCGTGGGTACTGGCGTGGCAGACTACGGAAACCTTCGCGTCCTGCCAACAACACGCGAGGTCTCAGAACGGCCCTATCGCTCGTGGTACGCCACGCACCAAAACCAGGCCGCGGGGCCTGGGTGGTACCGCTCAGAACTAGATGAGGGCGAGGTCGGAGTTGAACTCGTCGCGGGCATCCGAAGTGCGATTCATCACTACACATTCGGCGAGGCTGGTGAGGACAATATCGTGCTCATCGACCCTACCTCTTCGCTCAAGGACTCTGGCGTAGAGGCAGCAACGTGGAGCGTGGACGGCACAACATTTGAGACCGAGTTGACGTACCGCGGCAGCTACGTAGGGCGCACCCGCCCATTCACTCTCTGGGCCTCGATCGAATTGTCGGAAACACCCGAAAGCGTTGAGATTTGGGATGACGAAGCCAGCCAATGGTCGGCAGTAGCAAGTGGTGTAGACGCCCCGGCCAGACTTGTATTTTCAGGTGATGAGGTGGTTCTCAAGGTCGGAATCTCGTTTCAGAGCATGGAACAGGCTCGCGAAAACCGGCTCGAAGCCACGTCACGAGATGAGTTGCTAGAAACCACAGAGTCTGCGTGGAAAGAACTACTCTCACGGGTTCTAGTGGAAGGCGGCGAAGAGCTTGAGCGCACTCTCTTCTACACAGCCCTCTACAACTGCTTTCGAATGCCCACACGGCTTGATGAGGCGGGGCGGTACCGAGGCCTAAACGGCGAGCTCCATGAACTCACCGAGGGGCGTTATTTTACCGACCTTTCACTCTGGGATACTTATCGAACTCTGCATCCGCTCTGGACTCTGATCGCCCCTGAAGCCCAACGTGACGCGCTGAACAGCCTGATTCGAATGGGCGAGGACGGTGGCTTTATCCCGAGATGGCCGGCAGCCCTTTCCTACACGTCTGGTATGGAGGGAGAGCCCGCGATGGTGATGTTCGGTGAGAGCGCGGCCAAAGGCCTGGACGGCGTAGACTATCAACGGGCGTGGGAGCTTTTTGAACCTGTCGCCGACGCGAGCGCCCCCGAAGGCGGCTATGACGCGCGCCGAGGCGTCGAGAGATATGCCGAGTTGGGCTGGATCCCTGCCGACGAATTCAGCTCGGCTGCGTCCAACACTCTCGAATGGTCGGTGGCTGATTATGGCCTCGCTCAGCTGACCAACCACCTTGGGCTAACCGAGGAAAGCGCGCGGTTTAGGGAGCGAGCGGACTCCTGGAAGAATATCTATCGCGAAGACGAAGGCTTCTTCTGGCCGCGAAATGCCGACGGTTCCTGGGCCGAACTGAGGTCCAAGACGGCGTACAACGAGAGAAGCGGAATCTTTGTGGAAGGCTCAGCCTGGCATTATCGCTTCTACCCGCTGCACGACCCAGAAGGTCTCAGGGACTTGATGGGAGCGGAAACGATGGAAGCCGCCTTGGATGAGTTCTTCGAAGAGAGCCGACTTTTTGAGATTACGGAACGCACACAGCTGGCCCTCCCTGACCCTTACTACTGGCACTCTAACCAACCGTCGATCCATTCGGTGTCGCATTACGCAGCGCTCGGCCGGCTAGACAAACTCTCCGAATGGACACGAGCGATCCAGTACTCAGCCTACACACCAACACCTGATGGCCTTCCCGGAAATGACGATGGTGGCACCATGTCTGCGTGGTTTGTGTGGAGCGCGATCGGCCTCTACCCCGTTGTGGGAACCAATTCCTATGTACCGATGCCCCCACTCTTCCCAAAAATCACCATAAGGCTTGAGGATTCGACCTTGGTCATCGAGGCGCCTGGGGCGTCTCGGACCGTGGGCAAACTCGTTGCTGCCGACCCTTTCCCAGAAACGACCGCAGGCCAAGACATCAACCTCGTCTACACCTTGGAGGCATTTGACTGA
- a CDS encoding extensin family protein: MAPVQSEEYPLDNESRKYSGKTKCPVMLLVDYEGTTIPYASPVKVNPFFREKLIHFELLVAEVGKRTMGVAPAKLHHMGTLNCRPIRGGNTLSEHAFANAIDVSGFTFNLPNGQSKTFYVKRDWFGNGAVFFAELTRALASRPDIFRIILGPGNQGHDDHLHLDMSPSRYIDVLIP, from the coding sequence ATGGCACCCGTGCAATCCGAGGAATACCCGCTCGACAACGAGTCTCGAAAGTACTCAGGAAAGACCAAATGCCCAGTCATGCTTCTCGTGGATTACGAAGGCACCACGATTCCCTACGCGAGCCCCGTTAAGGTCAATCCGTTCTTTCGCGAAAAACTCATTCACTTCGAGCTCCTCGTGGCCGAAGTCGGCAAACGCACGATGGGCGTGGCCCCGGCCAAACTTCACCATATGGGAACCCTAAACTGCAGACCGATTCGTGGGGGCAATACGCTCAGCGAACACGCGTTTGCCAACGCGATTGACGTCTCCGGATTTACGTTCAACCTGCCAAACGGCCAATCAAAGACGTTTTATGTAAAGCGCGATTGGTTCGGTAACGGGGCCGTCTTTTTTGCTGAGTTAACCCGGGCACTGGCTTCGCGTCCTGATATCTTTCGCATCATTCTCGGCCCGGGAAACCAGGGCCACGATGACCACCTGCACCTAGACATGTCACCCTCAAGGTATATCGATGTCCTCATCCCATAG